Below is a genomic region from Mycolicibacterium neworleansense.
CGGCCGAGGACCGGTATCTGATGACGGTGATCGCGACCGCGTCCAACCCGCGCTTCTCGGTCAGCCGGGTCGACATCGATCGGGGCGGGGCGACATACACCAAGGACACCCTGCGTGACCTGCGTGATCTCAACGCCGGCACCGACCTCTACTTCATCACCGGAGCCGATGCCCTGGCATCGATCCTGTCCTGGCAGAACTGGGAGGATCTGTTTTCCATGGCGAGGTTCGTCGGCGTGAGCCGACCAGGCTACGAGCTGGACGGTGAACATATCGAGGCGGCGCTGCGTGAGCTGCCGCCGGACGCATTGACGTTGGTCGAGGTGCCCGCGCTGGCGATCTCGTCCAGCGACTGCCGCAAGCGGGCCTCCGAAGACCGGCCGATCTGGTACCTGGTGCCCGACGGTGTGGTGCAGTACGTGGCCAAACGCGGGTTGTATTCCGCAGACGGG
It encodes:
- the nadD gene encoding nicotinate-nucleotide adenylyltransferase, with product MGVMGGTFDPIHNGHLVAASEVADLFDLDEVVFVPTGQPWQKHDRKVSAAEDRYLMTVIATASNPRFSVSRVDIDRGGATYTKDTLRDLRDLNAGTDLYFITGADALASILSWQNWEDLFSMARFVGVSRPGYELDGEHIEAALRELPPDALTLVEVPALAISSSDCRKRASEDRPIWYLVPDGVVQYVAKRGLYSADGKGEHTMEPVR